DNA from Thermoplasmatales archaeon:
AACGAATCTGGTAAACCCTTGAACATTGACAGAGAGCATTTACCAAATCCTATTATGAAGAGTCTTCTCATATTTTGAAATTCAGTTTCTAGTGCACCAATTTCCTTGTTCATTATTGTCGCAGGATAGAATTCGGAGATTGAGCGATCAATCAGATCAAGGATTTTCCGGCGTAGGTTTGAAGTTCCGATTTCTTCGTAATTTTGGATGAGAGATTTTGAATTAGACATTCATGATCATAAAAGATAATTAATTGTAGGATAAATAAGGTGGTAAGAGAGGAACATTGGATTGGAATTGATGCCACATAGCCAGGTCAAATTCTATATGGTATCTTAAAATTACTGGTTATGAGCTTAGATCGTTTCTTCTATCCAGAAAGTGTAGCAGTGGTTGGTGCTTCTAGCGATGAGACAAAGATTGGTTACGAGATAGTTAAAGACCTAAAGGATGGTGGTTTCAAGGGTAAAATAATCCCGATAAACAAAAAGGGTGGCGAAATT
Protein-coding regions in this window:
- a CDS encoding CoA-binding protein, encoding MSLDRFFYPESVAVVGASSDETKIGYEIVKDLKDGGFKGKIIPINKKGGEILGLKAYPSVLDYSDKIDIAILSDLRPLILDSFSAVL